One Osmerus eperlanus chromosome 24, fOsmEpe2.1, whole genome shotgun sequence DNA window includes the following coding sequences:
- the s100p gene encoding calcium-activated potassium channel subunit beta-2 isoform X2, which yields MFLWAGSKGVQGGGNERRAVYQSIREYDVLDKRKTVTALRAGEDRAILLGLSMVLMSVMMYFVLGITLVRSYSDSVWTEESSCTVLNSTIVGDVNCSYSCGSECWKNSRYPCLQVYVSLNSTGKVLRLAHNEEAQDSNPECFYVPKCRKDYAAAVAMVTNISERLGRQQTVPCYSDPEQREDSAILTRLYGKLAVFHSLFWPTCTLIGGTAIVAMVKLTQYLSIMCDQASRIGR from the exons ATGTTCCTCTGGGCAGGAAGTAAAGGAGTGCAGGGAGgaggaaatgagaggag GGCCGTCTACCAGAGTATCCGTGAGTATGACGTGTTGGACAAGAGGAAGACGGTGACGGCGCTGAgggcgggggaggacagggccatACTGCTGGGCCTCAGCATGGTCCTCATGTCCGTCATGATGTACTTCGTGCTGGGCATCACCCTGGTGCGCTCCTACTCTGACag cgtCTGGACCGAGGAGTCCAGCTGCACGGTGCTCAACTCCACCATCGTGGGGGACGTCAACTGCAGCTACAGCTGCGGCTCGGAGTGCTGGAAGAACTCGCGCTACCCCTGCCTGCAGGTCTACGTCAGCCTCAACTCCACGGGGAAGGTGCTCCGCCTGGCCCACAACGAGGAGGCCCAGGACAGCAACCCCGAG tgttTCTACGTGCCCAAGTGTCGCAAGGACTACGCCGCCGCCGTCGCCATGGTGACGAACATCTCGGAGCGGCTCGGGAGGCAGCAGACGGTGCCGTGCTACTCGGACCCCGAGCAGCGGGAGGACAGCGCCATCCTGACCCGCCTCTACGGGAAGCTCGCCGTCTTCCACTCCCTCTTCTGGCCCACCTGCACCCTGATCGGCGGGACCGCCATCGTCGCCATGGTGAAGCTCACGCAGTACCTGTCGATCATGTGCGACCAGGCGAGCCGGATCGGCAGGTGA